CGTCGACGTCACCAACGGCAACTCCGCCGACGGCACCCCGCTCCAGCTGTGGACCTGCAACGGCACCGCCGCGCAGAAGTGGACGGTGGTCGGCGACGGCACCGTACGCGCCGACGGCAAGTGCATGGACGTCCGGGGCGGCGCCACCGCGGCCGGCACCGTCGTCCAGCTGTGGAGCTGCAACGGCACCCCGGCCCAGAGCTGGTTCCCCCGGCCCGACGGCACCCTGCGCAACACCAAGTCCAACCTGTGCCTGGACGCCGCCGGCGGCGGCTCGGCCGCCGGTACCGGGCTGATCGTCTGGAACTGCACCGCGAACCCGAACCAGCGCTGGAACCTGCCCAGTTGAACCCGCTGAACCCGCTGAACCCGCCGGACCCGCGAGCCGTTCCCTGATCGCGGCGGGCCGGGTCGGGGGCCGTGACCGCCATGACGGCGGTCACGGCCCCCGACCCGTTCCCGGCCGCCGGCGAACGCTCCCCCGGCCGAGCACTCGCCCCGACGTCCCGTTCCGCCCGGAGCCCCGGCGCGCACCGCCGACCGGTGTTCCGGCGCCCGGCTCCTCGGACGGGCCCGCGCAACTATCCGATGATCCACTCGTTGGTCCGTCCGACGTAACCGGGTTCCGTCCCGATGCCTTGGAGGGCCGATGGATCTCAAGACGTTGCCGCGGCCCGGGGCGGTCGGTGCGAGCGGGCGACCGGGCTCGGCGGAGGCCGTGCTGGTGCGGCACTACCGGCGGCTGGTGGGCCTGGCGTACCTGACGCTGCCCGCCGACCGGGGGCGGCACGCCCGGGTGGTGGCGGCGCACGGGGTGGTGCAGCGGGCGCTGCCGGTGCTGGGCGGGCGGGCCGCCGGGAGGACGGGTACCCGGCGGCGCGGGTCCGGNTGCTGCGCGGGGCGCTGCGTCGGCGGCGGTGGCCCCGGTCGGCGTTCCCCCGGGTGTGGGGGGTGCGGCTGTTCACGCCGCCGGACGACGGGGACGCCGAACTCGACGCCCGGCTGGCCGAGTTGCCGGCCCCGGCCCGGGCCGGTTTCGCGCTCCAGGCGCTGGACGGCTGGCCCGGGCCGAGGCCGCCGAGGTGCTGGCCTGGGCCGGGGTGGAGACGCCCGCCGACTCCGCCCGGGCCGGCGCCGAACTGCTGCGCTCGCTGGGCGGCCCCGGCTGGTCCGACCTGCCGCCCGGCTACGACGCCTGCACGGTGCACCTGCGGCCGGGCGACCTGCTGCGCCGCCGTCGGCTGGCCGCGCTGGCCGCGGCGGTGGCGGTGGCGCTGACCGCGGGCGTCCTGCCGGTCCTGCTCGCGCCCGGTCCGAACACCGACGGGCCGGGCACCGGCGGGCCGGGCGCGGCGGCCTCCGCCCCGGCCGCGGCCGCGCCCGAGCGCCGGGCCGACGACCTGTGGCGGACCACCGCGAAACTGGGCCTCGCCGTCTGGCCCGCCCGCGGCGAACTGCGCGACGACGGCGCCCTGCTCGGCCGGGCGACGGCCGCCTGGCAGCAGGCGGGCCGCCCGCCGCCGCGCCCCAACTGCTGTACGCGGGGCGGCTGGACGGCGCGGCGGTGGTGCTGCTGACGGACGGCCGGAGCCTGGCCAGGTACACCGACGACCCGGCGTCCGGGCCGGGCCCGGCCCTGGCGCTGGCACCGGCCGGGGACAGCGACGTGACGGCGGGCGCGGCGGTCGTCCTGCACCGCGACGGGCGCGGCGCGCGCTACCTGCTGGCGCCCTGGGTGGCGTCGGCGGCGACCCGGCGGCTGGACCGGCCGGACGAGGCGGAACGGCCGCTGGCCTTCACCGGCGGGGTCACCGACCCGGTGCCGGGAACGGCCGCGCCGGGCTGCCCGGGGCCGGTGCTGCAACTGCGCTCGGACCCGGTGGTCGCCGAGCAGCACGCCTTCCTACTGGCCGACCTGGGCGGGCTCGCCCCCGCGCACCTGACGTACACCCCGCCGCCGGACGGCTCCGCCCAGGCCCGGCCGCCGCGCGAGGCGGTNGGGGCGCAGGCCCTGCGCCGGTGGGCGGCGGGCGNCTGCGCGGTGCCCGAAGCGGGGCCGGAGGTGCGGCAGTTGAACCTGTGGGAGTTCGCCGACCAGAAGCTCCCGCAGAACGCCGGCGAGCTGGCCTGGGCCTGCCTGCGGGCCGACCACTGGGACGGCTCGGGCAGCGCGGCGGCGGCGGTGCTCCCGCCGGGCGGCGGCCGCGGGGAGCGGCTGGCGCACGCGGACGGGCGGGCCTGCAGCCGCTACGAGCAGGACACCGTCGCCCAGTACCGCTGGCGCGGCCCGAACGGCACCCCCTACCTGCTGGTCGCCGCCAGCCGCCGGGTCACCCGGCTGGTCGTCACCACCCCCGCCCGCCGCCTCGACCAGCCCGCACCGCCCACCCGCACCCTGGCCCTCGACAACCCGGGCACCGGCCCCACCGCGGTCGAGGCGGTCACGGCCTCCGGCACCCGCCTGAAGCCCATCGGCTGAGGAGCCCCGGGTCGGAGAACGGCGGGCCCCGGCCCGCTCCCCCCGACCCGCCTAGGAGTTCACCGGGTACGGGTCGCGGAAGGTGAAGGCGTCCGGGCCGGGGCCGCGGGTGCGCAGGGCGGCGATCCGGGCCATCGCCTCGGCGACGGTGGGGCGGTGGCCGATCGGCACCCACCACATCGCCTGGTGCGGCCCGTCGGGGCGCTGGAACCAGTCGCGGCGGCGGGCCAGCACCCGCAGGTGGTCGCTGCGGTAGACGTAGTCGCGGAGCGCCTCGACCGACTCCCAGACCGAGCAGTTGATCTGGAGCAGGTCGTCGTCCAGGTCGGGGCGCAGGCCGGTCGCGTCGGCGCCCGTCTCGTCGACCATCCGCCAGACGAAGCCGGGGCTGCGTTCGGCGAGTGCGTTGATCTCGGCCAACTGGTCGACGAATCCGGCGAGTTGCGGGCTGTCCAGCGGGGCGACGGTGCGGCCGACGTTGACCTGGGCGAGGTGGTGGCCGGCGGGGGGCGCGGCGGGCTGAGGGGTGGTCATGCGGCAAGCATGGCCCGGCCCGGCTTCTATCGTCAATGGTTGTTGTTTTTAGATTCGCCGCCCGGCCGCCGGGAGAACGACACGCAGCACCCGCCCGCGCACGGGTCCATCGCGGGCGTCCAGTCGTCCCCGGCCAGCCCCTCCAGCAGGGCCAGGTTCATCCCGCAGACCAGCGCCGGGAACTCGTCCGCCAGCGCGTGGAACGGGCAGTTGCCCAGCCGCAGCACCTCCCCGTCCGGGAACGGCGCGTAGCCGCGCTCGCGCAGCGCCTCCGGCAGGTCGGCCGGGGGCTGCTCCGCCGCGCCGGCCGCGCGGGCCGCGGCCTGCAACTCCCGGTCCAGGCCAGCCCGTTCGACCACCTCGGCGAGCAGTCGGCCGGCCGCGCCGTAGGACCGGGGCGGGAGGGCGACCGCGATCTCGGCGTCGGCCCGGCGGTAGAGCTTGGCGGGGCGTCCGGCGCCGGGGCCGCCGCGGCCGGCGGGGCGGCGGTAGGAGGCCGTCAGCAGGCCGGCGTCGACCAGCTTGTCCAGGTGGAAGGCGGCCAGGGAGCGGGAGACGCCCGCCGCCTCGGCCGCCGCGTCCCGGCCGACCTCCTGCGGCGCGGCGGCCACGTGCCGGTAGAGGGCGCGCCGCACCGGGTCGGCGAGGGCGCCCAGCGCCTCGATCGAGGAGTCCTCAGCTGTCATCCGTCGAGTCTATGACCGGCCGGAACACGCCCGGGGGCGGCCGGAACACGCCCCGGGGGCGGTCGGGCGCCGCCCGGCCCGGCGCGAACGAGCCGCCGGGCGGCGCCTTCGCGCCGTGCTGCCCGGATTGCCCGCCATTCGTTTCTACACCTCTGTAGAGTGTTCCCGACCGCCACCAGCCGGGCCGTTCGGGCACCCCGCACCCGGCACCCCCGCCGACCGGACTCGAAGGAGGCCCGCAGTGCACCCTCCGCAGCTGCAGACCGACCCCGCCTGGTCCCCGCCGGAACCGGACGTCCGTCCCGCCTACCAGCCCGTGGAGGTCCTGCTGGACGGCTCCGGAACGTGGGCCCTGGGCCGGATCAACGCCTGGTGGCACTCCCCCGAGGGCGAACCCTGGTGCCGCCTGCGCCTGATCGGCGCCGCCACGGCCCCCGCCTGGCGGCGCTACGACCCCGAGCGGATCCTGCTGCTGCCCACCCACGGGATCTAGCCGTTCCGCCCGGCCCCGGGAGCCCGACCCGCCGTCACCCGGCAGCACGTGGTGCCGGGTCGGTACCGGGCGGTACCGAAACGCTACCCAAGCGATAGGCGACCGGTACCCGAAACGGTTCGCGGACGACGGGGAACTGCGAGAGACTGCGCGGTCGGTGTCACGACACCGACCCACGTCCGCAGTTCCCCGATCCCAAGGTGCCGCATGCCTTTCCCCGCTCCGCAGGTCCCGCCCGTCCGGTCCGAGCCGCAGCCGCAGGCGCAGCCGGGGGAACCGGTGCTGCCGCCGGGGCCCGGCGGGGATCCGCTGACCCGCCCGGCGGTGCTGGTCGGGGCGGGCGTGGGGATCGCGGTGCTGTGCCTGGTGGCGGGTTTCTCGATCGGCCGGGCGCACCCCTACTCCGGGAGCCGGGCGCCCCGGGAGCCGGTCGTCGCGGCGGACGGCCTCGGCGTCCGGGAGGCGCAGAGCGCGGCGCAGCAGTCGGCGGCCGCCGAGGAGTACCGGAAGCTGGTGGAGGAGCAGCAGCGCCGGGACTCCGAGCGGCAGGCCGCGCAGGCCCAGGAGCAGCTGTCGCGGAGCGCCGACGAGGCCGCGCGGGCCGCCGACGAGCGGGCCCGCCGGATGCCCTTCGGCGGGTCGTACACCTTCCCCGACGGCCTGAAGGTGACGATGGCCCCGCTGAAGGGGTACACGCCGGAGCGCAACTCCTGGACGGTCCTGCCGAAGGACGCGACCTTCGTGCGGATCAGCATCGCGGTGGAGAACACCTCCGCCGAGGAGATCTCGCTGTACGGGTCGGGGATGCTGTTCGTGAAGGACTCGGACGGGAACCTGCTCCACCCCACGAACGGGGAGGGCGAGTACAAGTCGCTGCCGGACTCGCTGCGTCCGGGCGCGAAGAGCACCCTGGTGGAGTCCTACGGCGTGCCGCGGGCCACCGACGACCCGTTCACCGTCTCGTACGCGCACAGCGCCGGGACGGACCGCCGGGACGTGCTGTGGAGCGGGTCCCCGGAGGGGCTGCGCTGAGGCCCGGCCCGGGCGGCGGCGCCGTTCGCGCCGCCCGGGCCGGGCCGGTTCAGCGCCGGGTGCCGCAGCCGGGGCAGAACGCGGAGCCGTCGGGCAGCTCGGCGTGGCAGGAGGTGCACTGGGCGGGCTGGGCCAGGCGGAAGCCGCAGCCGGGGCAGAACGGGGTGCCGTGGGTC
The window above is part of the Kitasatospora sp. NA04385 genome. Proteins encoded here:
- a CDS encoding DUF4352 domain-containing protein, which produces MPFPAPQVPPVRSEPQPQAQPGEPVLPPGPGGDPLTRPAVLVGAGVGIAVLCLVAGFSIGRAHPYSGSRAPREPVVAADGLGVREAQSAAQQSAAAEEYRKLVEEQQRRDSERQAAQAQEQLSRSADEAARAADERARRMPFGGSYTFPDGLKVTMAPLKGYTPERNSWTVLPKDATFVRISIAVENTSAEEISLYGSGMLFVKDSDGNLLHPTNGEGEYKSLPDSLRPGAKSTLVESYGVPRATDDPFTVSYAHSAGTDRRDVLWSGSPEGLR
- a CDS encoding metalloregulator ArsR/SmtB family transcription factor, yielding MTAEDSSIEALGALADPVRRALYRHVAAAPQEVGRDAAAEAAGVSRSLAAFHLDKLVDAGLLTASYRRPAGRGGPGAGRPAKLYRRADAEIAVALPPRSYGAAGRLLAEVVERAGLDRELQAAARAAGAAEQPPADLPEALRERGYAPFPDGEVLRLGNCPFHALADEFPALVCGMNLALLEGLAGDDWTPAMDPCAGGCCVSFSRRPGGESKNNNH
- a CDS encoding DUF3291 domain-containing protein; this encodes MTTPQPAAPPAGHHLAQVNVGRTVAPLDSPQLAGFVDQLAEINALAERSPGFVWRMVDETGADATGLRPDLDDDLLQINCSVWESVEALRDYVYRSDHLRVLARRRDWFQRPDGPHQAMWWVPIGHRPTVAEAMARIAALRTRGPGPDAFTFRDPYPVNS